The Natrinema sp. DC36 genome includes the window TCGGGATCCATCGGCAGGATCTCCAGCTCCTCCGCTCGTGCGTGATTGCTGTGTACCCGCGTAATCTCGACTCGAGCGCGGGCTTCCGGTAAGATACCGTCGACCATGACGATGAATCCGTCGTCGGTTCGGCCGACGCCGGCGCCGCTTTCGTGCATGTCGACGACGTCGATGACGACTTCCTCGCCCGACTTGACCGGCTGGGTCTTGAGATCGTCGATCGGCTGATTGTAGTGGTTGCACCACTCCTTGCCACCCCGGTCACCGTAGTGTTGACATCCCATTCCCGAGATCCGTTCGGAGAATTCCGGGCAGTCATCGGCGAGTGGACAGTCTGCCATGATCGGCACTACCAGTGGTGGCGTTAAACCGTTTCCGTCTTCCGGATCGCGGACGAGAGAGGTCGAAACGCTGGTAGATCTCCGTTGGAGAATCGACTGCAGATATAACGTATCGTGAATGAGAGTTGAAAAATGGTAACTGAACGGCTTCTGGGTGACGGGCGGTTTCGAAAAGGTTTACGGTATGGACGTTGCAGTGATTGATGATGAAAATTCTCGTTACGGTCAAAGAGGTAGCGACCGTCGAAGACGAGTTCGAAATCGAGGGAACCGAAATCGCGGACCAGTACCTCGGTGCCGATCTCAATGAGTGGGACGACTACGCGATCGAAGAGGCCGTCCAGCTCCAGGAAGACGGCATCGCCGACGAGGTCGTCACCGTCACCATCGGTCCGGAGGACTGCGAACAGACCATCCGACAGGCCCTCGCGAAGGGCGCCGACCGCGCCGTCCGCGTCTGGGACGACTCCCTCGAGGGAGTTGACCTGCTCGACGTCAACGCCAAGACGGAGATCCTCAGCGCCGTCATCGAGGAGGAAGATCCCGACCTCGTGCTGACCGGCGTTCAGGCCGGCGACGACAGCTTCGCCGCGACCGGCGTTTCGGTGGCCGAGAACCTCGGTTTCCAGTGGGGAGCCGTCGTCAACCACCTCGAGCACGATCTCGACGACGGCGTCGCCTCCGTGCGACGCGAACTCGAGGGCGGCGTCGAGGAGCTCACCGATCTCGAGCTGCCGGCCGTTTTGACGATCCAGACGGGGATCAACGAGCCTCGCTACGCCAGTCTTCGGGGCATCCGGCAGGCACAGCGGAAAGAACTCGACGTCAAGGCCCTGGCCGACATCGGCGTCGACGAGAGCACTATCGAATCCGAACTCACCATGACGGCCATGTACGAGCCCGAAAGCGAGAGCGACGCGACGTTCTGGGAGGGCAGCGCAGAGGAGACGGCCTCGGAGCTGGGTGAACTCCTCCGCGACAAGGGGGTGGCACAATGACGGACGTTCTCGCGATCACGGATCACCGCCGCGGCGACCTGCGCGACGTCAGCTACGAGATCATCACCGCCGGGCGCGAACTCGCCGACGAAACCGGCGGCGACCTTCACCTCGCGGTCATCAGCGGCACCGTCGACGACTTCGCCGACAAGCTCAACCGTGACGGCGTCGACACCATCCACACCGTCTCCCACGGCGAGGAGTTCAACCACGACGTCTACACGCAGGCGATCACGCAGCTCTACGACGAACTCGCCCCGCAGTACGTCCTGACGCCCAACAGCGTCAACGGGCTCGATTACGCGCCCGCCGTCGCGAACCAGCTCGATCTCCCCGTCGTCACCGACACGATCGACCTCGAGACGGACGGCGAGACGCTGATCGCGACCCGCGAGATGTACGGCGGGAAGGTCGAGACGACCAACGAACTCGAGGGCGACGCGGTCGTCACGATCCGAAGTGCCGAATGGCCCCAGGCCGAAGGCACCGGCGACGCGTCGATCGAGGCCTTCGACGCCGACATCGACGAGGACGCAATCGGCTCGACCGTCAGCGGCTTCGAAGAGGTCGGCGGCGGCGACGTCGACATCAGCGAGGCCGAACTCCTCGTCTCGATCGGCCGCGGCATCGAGGAGGAGGAGAACCTCGATCTGATCCGCGATCTGGCGGACGCACTCGGTGCGACGCTGTCTTCCTCGCGACCGATCGTCGACAACGGCTGGTTGCCCAAGAACCGCCAGGTCGGCCAGTCCGGGAAGGTCGTCACGCCCGACGTCTACATCGCCATCGGTATCTCCGGCGCAGTCCAGCACGTCGCCGGCATGAAGGGCTCCGATACGATCGTCGCGATCAACACGGACCCCAACGCGCCGATCATGGACATCGCCGACTACGCGATCGTCGACGACCTCTTCGACGTCGTGCCGGAACTCATCGAAGAGTTCCAGTAATCGTACCGCGAACGCAGTGAGCGGCCTTTTTTGGTCGAGATTTTTTGCACGAGGGTGAGTGAAACGAACCCGAGTGGAAAAAGGTCGGACTGGCCGCTTCGACGTCGTGCCGGAACTCATCGAAGAGTTCGAGGGCTAAGCAGTTGTACCCCGAGCGTCATGGACGCTCGCGGGCTTTTTTGGTCCAGATTTTTTGCGTGAGTGGTCGCGAACAGCGTGAGCGACCCGAACGGAAAAAAGGTGGGTGGAGACGGATCGTTCTGGATCCGTTAGCTACTTTTCCACCGCATCCTAAGCCCGGGTGATGGAACTGCTGGAGCGCCGACGGGCGCTGATCGAGACGCGTCTCATCGAGGTGGTCGAGGGGGTCGAACCCGAGACGCTCTCCGAGGAAATTCGCCACGTCGCGCTCTCCGGGGGAAAGCGCGTCCGACCGGTGGTGACGTTGCTGGCCTGCGAAACCGTCGGCGGACGGGCCGAGGACGCCGTGGAGTTCGGCGTCGGGATCGAACTCGTCCACACGGCATCGCTGGTCGTCGACGACATCATCGACCGCTCCGAACTGCGGCGTGGGACGACCAGCGCCTGGGCCGAGTTCGGTCACGGCCCGGCGATCATCACGAGCGACGGGCTACTGGGCGAGGCGTTCGCGCTCTTTTCCGCCGATCCGGACGCGACCCGGGTCGTCGCCGACGCCATGGTCGAACTCGGCGTCGGCGAGGCGACCGAACTGTCGGCCGAACCCGCGAACGAGGACGAGTACATGACCCTCGCTCGGCGCAAGACCGGCGCGCTGTTTCGAGCCGCGGCGGAACTCGGCGCGATCGCCGCCGATTCCGACCCCGTTACCGTCGACGCGCTCGGCGAGTACGCCGAACGGGTCGGCGTCGCCTTCCAGATCAGGGACGACGTGTTAGACGCCGTCGCCGATCCAGAGGCGCTGGGCAAACCGACCGGCCACGACGCCGCCCTCGAGCGGCCGTCGGTCGTCCAGGTGACTAAGCTCACGCCCGAGGAGGCGAACGATCGCGCGCGTAGCGAAGCTGATCGGGCGATCGACGCCCTGGATCGGGTCGAAATCACCGATCCCGACGCGCGAGAATACCTGGTCGAACTGGCCGAGTTCGTCGTCGACCGCGAGCGATAACCGCTCCGAAAAAGCCGGTGATATCTCCCGAGCGGCTGGAGTCGTGGTGACGTTTGAGGACTGTAGCGATCGCCAACGCACGTGATGCCAGACGGACAACTCTTCAAGACCGAAGAGCGACGATCCCGGGACGCTATCTCGCAAACGCTCACCGCTGTCTCCGACCAGTTCGAGGACGGATCGATCGATCTGGAGAGCGAGACACGGAGCCGGACGGTTACCGTCCCCAGCGAACCGACGTTCGAGGTCGAATCGAGCGAACGACCGACTCCGAAACCGACGAGAAGCGCTTCGAACTCGAGTTCGAACTCTCGTGGACCGAGTGACGATCAGACCCGCTCGGCCCCTCGCGTCCCCTCCTCTCGATCCGAGTCGGAAAACCGCGATTCCGCCACGGCGAACGTGAGCGTGCTCACGATTCCCAGTAGCGTCCCCGCCGTCAGCGCCGCCGCGAGGTAGGCGATTTCGACGTCGTCGAGGAAGAACGCGCTCACCGCGTGGAGAACGATCGCGATCGAGAGCACGTAAAACGGCGCGTTGAGGTATCGCCACTCGAGCGATCCCGCGATATACTCGTCGGTGATCTGACCGAGGCTGGTGGTCAGCCCCGCGGCGGCGAACCAGTGGATCGAGCCGTAGACGAGCGCGGCGAGCATAACAGGGACTCCGAGGTCGCCGGACGTCGATCGACGGACCGACTCGAGCGAGTCCATCCCGCTGACGCCCCCGAGAACGAACAACGCGGCGGCGACGACGTACGCGAGAAGGGTCGTTCGTCCGGCGTACAGCGAGCGTCGGGCGCGTTCGACGGTCGCGTCCAGCCGGTCACCAAGGCCGAGCCCGCGCGAGATGAGATAGAGCCCGAGCAGCGCCGATGTCGTTCCCAGCACGAACCCCGGCAGATTCAGGAAGGTCCCGATCAGCGCGAGCGGATAGATCAACAGTAGTATTCCCAGCGGAATGAGCACCGTTCCGCGCGTTTCGGGGTCGTTCAGCACTTGCTTGATCGTGTAGTACATCGACTCGAGGTTCTGCGCCTGTCGAACGACGACTCGCCGAACGCCGTCGATAGGAACCCGCGAGCGAATGATCGGGATAACGGACTCGTCCTGAGCCCCGTCGGTGACGACGAGCGCGGTGACGTCCTCGCCGGTCGAGAGGCTTGCGAGGACGGTGTCGACCTCGTCGCCGACCTCGCGGTTGGCGCTGACGTCGCCCTGGTCGTTCCCGGTGACGACGGCGACCTCGACGCTCTCGTCGCGCTCGGTGAGGTCGTCGTAGACGTGCAACCCCTGAAAGATGACGTTGACGTCCGAGTCCTCCGGGTCGGCGGTCGCGAGGGCGACGGCCGCTTCCTCGACGGGCTCGCGACCGATAACCGGCGTCGAGAAACCGGTCTTGCGGCCGAGATCGTCGTCGAGGTCGACACAGAGGACCAGCAGCATCGGGTTGTGGTTGCACGCCGCGGTATTTCCGTCTTCTGGGACGGAGAACAGATCAGACGGGCGACGGATTCGACGATGAGGGGATCCGGTCCACGAAAGACGATTCGAACCGTCCCGCGTGGAGAGTCAGTCGATCGCCCAGCGTGATCGCCGTGAACGAACAGCGGTCAGGTTGAATAGCAGCCGAGCGAACAGGAGCCGAGGCGAATAGTGGCCGCCGACTCAACCGGTACTGTCGGTCTCGGTCTCGTCGACCGCAGGGCCGCCGTCAGCATCGGCAGTAGCAGTTCTGACGCCATCGATCTCGAAACGTGCACCGCCGGACGACCCGTCTCGAGCCGTGATCGACCAGTCGTGGGCCGTCACGATCCCATCGACGATCGCCAGTCCGAGTCCGGTTCCGTCCGCCGCGGTCGTATACCCGAACTCGAACAGCGACTCGCGATCGGGTGGCAGTCCCGGTCCCGTATCCTCGACGTAGAACCCGTTCGGACGCGTGTCGTCGCCGGTAGCGTAATCGTCCGCCTCGAGCGAGCCGACAGTGACGACGACGGGTTCGGTCTCGTCGTCGTCGCCGTCCGTATCGTGTTCTCCGGTGTCGTCAGCACGGGAACCGCGTCGATCGCCTGTCGAGCTATGCTCGACGGCATTTCGAAACAGGTTCTCGAGTAGCGTTCGAATCCTCGCCTCGTCACCGTAGATCTCGATATCCGTGTCGATCTCGAGGCGGGCGTCGCCGGTATCGACGGTCGACCACGCTTCCCGAGTCGCCGGCGCGAGCGGGAACCACTCCTGCTCGCCGATCGTCTTCCCCTGGCGGGCCAGTTCGAGCAGTCCGTCGACGAGTTCCTCCATCCGCGACAGCGACCACCGGATTTTGTCGACGTGTTGGCCGTCGGTCCGCTCCTCGAGCAGTTCGAGGTGACCCTGGGCGACGTTCAGCGGATTGCGCAGGTCGTGGCTCACGAGGCTGGTGAACTCCTCCAGCCGGTCGTTCTGTCGCTCGAGTTCGCGCCGGTAGTGACGCCGACGGGTGATGTCGCGGATGGCGTGGATCGTCCCGGCGAACTCCCCGTCCTCGAGCGGGAGCAACTTGGTGTGGGCGTCGTGAACGAGCACCGCGCCGTCGGTCGAGCGAAACCGAATCTGATACTTCGCTCGGTCGCAGTCGCTCGCCGAGGAGAGGAGGTTCCGTACCTCCTCGGCGTACTTTGTCGTCACCTGCTCGTCGTAGTAGCCACGGTCGACGAGTTCCGAAAACGACATTCCGAGTAGCTCCGCCTTGTCCTCGGCGAACGCGTCGGCGAACTCGTCGTTACACCAGGCGATCGACCCGTCCGCGTCGAGAATGAAGAGGGCAGTCGGTGCGAGCTCGATAATTCGTTCGTACTGCGCGAGTTCGCGTTCGCGTTGTTTCCGCGACGTTACGTCGCGGATGACCGCCGTCGAGCCGGCAAACTCGCCGGTGTCGTCGGTGATGACGGACACGTTGGCCTCGTAGACGCGCTGCTCGTCGGTGTGGGTCTCGAGAGTGCATTCGAAGCAGTCCGACTCTCCGCCGCCGGAATACAGGTGGCGAACCGTCTTGACACCGCGCTCGAACGAGTCTCTACTGATGAACGTCGAAATGTGGCCGCCCACGACGCGGTCGTGGTCGACGTCGAGGAGATCGCAAAACGCGGCGTTTGCGATAGTCACGCATCCCACGTCGTCGAGGACGTACATCGCATCGGAGGCCGTCTCGACGAGCACGCGGTACTGCTCGAGTTCGCGTTCGCTCTCGCGTCGCGCTCGGTCGGCGCGACGTTTCTCGACGGCGTTTTCGATTCGGTTCGCCAGCACGGTGTACTGGTCGCTGGTCCCCTTCTGGAGGTAGTCGGTGACGCCCGCCGAGATCGCTTCGCTCGCGATCGTTTCGGACCCCTTTCCGGTAAACAGAATGAACGGCATCGTCGGATCGCGCTCCCGTACCGCGACGAGCAACTCGAGCCCGTCCATGTCGGGCATGTCGTAGTCGCTGACGACGCAGTCGACATCGCGATCGGGCTCCGCGGCACTCTCGTCGAAGACGGCCAGCCCGTCACGGCCGCTTCGCGCGGTTCTCACGTCGATGTCGTCGTTGCGACGCTCGAGAACGGTGGCGGTTAGCTCGCGGATGTCTGGGTCGTCGTCGACACAGAGAACGTGGATCCCGCCAGTCATCAGATACCCATCATTAGGGACGATACGTATAATAGTGTATGGCCGATCGCATCGGTGCTACCGCACCGCACCCACGATATGGATCAACGGGGCACAGCGACGCTGCGGATTCGCACTGCTTTTGAGGCTCGGGCGGGTACGTTCCCTCGAATGATCTCGAAGGGCTGTGAGCAGTGCGCGAAAGGCGGCAAGATGGTGCTGTTCGTCTACGGTTACTGCGACCAGCGCGACTGCTTTTACTGCCCGCTCGGCGAGAACCGCAAGAACGTCACCGACGTCTACGCCAACGAGCGACTCGTCGAGAGCGACGAGGACGTCCTCACCGAGGCCCACCGGATGGACGCGCTGGGCACGTCGATCACCGGCGGCGAGCCCCAGGAAGCCCTCGACCGGACCTGTCACTACCTCGAGCTACTCAAAGACGAGTTCGGCGAGGACCACCACACGCACCTCTACACCGGCATCACCGGCGGCCGCGAGAACATGCGCCGCCTCTCGGAAGCCGGTCTCGACGAGATTCGCTTCCACCCGCCCTACGAACAGTGGGGCGACCTCCACGGCACCGAGTGGGAGGACATCCTCTACATCGCCCGCGAGGAGGGACTGACCCCTGCCTTCGAAATTCCCGGGATCCGCGCCGAGGAGGAGTTCCTCGAGTTGATCGACGAGGGAGCCGCCGAGTTCTGTAACGTCAACGAGTTCGAGATGAGCGACGGCAACTACCGCCGGATGCAAGAGCAGGGCTTCGAACTCAAAGAGGATCACATGAGCGCCGTCGACGGTTCCCGCGAGGAGATCCTCGAGACCATGGGCGACCACGAGAAGGTCTACTTCTGTACCTCCGTCTTCAAAGACGCGGCCCAGCACCGCCGGCGGCTCAAACGCATGGCCCGCAACGTCCGCCGCGAGTTCGACGACGTCACCGACGACGGAACGCTCGTCTACGGCAAGGCCTACACCGACCCCGAGCGCCTCGAGACACTCGGCGTCCCCGAGGAGTTCTATACCGTCAAAACGAACCACGTCGAGGTCGCCTGGTGGCTCTTGGAAGAGATGATCGAGGAAGGAGACCTCGAGGAGGGTGAAATCGTCGAGCAGTATCCGACCTACGATGGGCAGGTCGTCGAGCGGACGCCGCTCGCGTAGGGATCGCAGTCCGAAGCGAGTTATTGCTCGAGAAAGCGTGCCGCGGGCCGACGGACCTCCTGCGGACCGCTCGCGCGGCCAGTCGATCGATGCGGTGTGAACGCGTCACGTGAACCGGCGTCCGTGAGCGAGAGTGCAAAAGGGTTCTACTCCGCAGCTATTTTCGTCGAAAGCGATCACGAGCGAACAGGCTCACGCCGTTTGTGCACAGCCTAAGGATCGTTCCGCAGCGTACAACGCACGAAAACGGCGGTTACGGACCCGTTCTCTCTCGTCTTCCGTCGAATGGGTCGCTGTCGCTTATCGGGGTTGTAATAATGGCAACCGACCGGGTACGACGGGGTACGATGCAATTCCGAACCGTCGCTGTTATCGCGGTCGCACTGCTCGTCGCGCTCTCCGGGTGTAGCGGCCTCGGGGGGTCACAAGCGGATGAGCCGTCGAGCGAAGATGATACGGAGTCGCTAAACGAGAGCGAAACGGGAGCGAACGGATCCGACGACACCGCCGATTCTGATGGGTCCGAAGGAGACGCGAACGACGGAGACGCCGACGGCGGAGACGACACTGCGAGCGCGGAGTGGAACCCGCCGGAGGAACCGAACCGACCGATGGAAAACAAACGCGGAGATCGGATCAAATCGATGACGTTCGTCGACAAAGAGCCCGCAGCGAGCGGTGACGGCTACTCGAACTTCAACCTCGAGGTCGTCGCCAACACGAGCATGGAGAACGTCGATCCGCCGGAACACGGTGACGTAGAGGGCGAGCCGTACTTCTTCGTCAAGATCAACGAAGACAAGCAGAAGCTGATCGAACGCACCGGAGAGGTCCGCATGGAAGAAAACGGCACGTTCCACATCGATGTTCGTCCCGCTGGGATCGAAGAGTTCGGGGCCGGTCCGCTGACCGTCGAGGTCTACCTGATGGACGAGGACAAGGACTGGGACGATATCTACGCCTCCGTGGGCAAGAACATCGAGTACAATCCGGAGACGGAGACCGACAACTCGACTACTGACGCCGAGTCTGACAATACCACAGATTC containing:
- a CDS encoding TRAM domain-containing protein, translating into MADCPLADDCPEFSERISGMGCQHYGDRGGKEWCNHYNQPIDDLKTQPVKSGEEVVIDVVDMHESGAGVGRTDDGFIVMVDGILPEARARVEITRVHSNHARAEELEILPMDPDDDDAEAADADADADADADGDEGADTEDDAATDAETGADDADGGPQRERLGSRDNFWGS
- a CDS encoding electron transfer flavoprotein subunit beta/FixA family protein, producing MKILVTVKEVATVEDEFEIEGTEIADQYLGADLNEWDDYAIEEAVQLQEDGIADEVVTVTIGPEDCEQTIRQALAKGADRAVRVWDDSLEGVDLLDVNAKTEILSAVIEEEDPDLVLTGVQAGDDSFAATGVSVAENLGFQWGAVVNHLEHDLDDGVASVRRELEGGVEELTDLELPAVLTIQTGINEPRYASLRGIRQAQRKELDVKALADIGVDESTIESELTMTAMYEPESESDATFWEGSAEETASELGELLRDKGVAQ
- a CDS encoding electron transfer flavoprotein subunit alpha/FixB family protein, whose translation is MTDVLAITDHRRGDLRDVSYEIITAGRELADETGGDLHLAVISGTVDDFADKLNRDGVDTIHTVSHGEEFNHDVYTQAITQLYDELAPQYVLTPNSVNGLDYAPAVANQLDLPVVTDTIDLETDGETLIATREMYGGKVETTNELEGDAVVTIRSAEWPQAEGTGDASIEAFDADIDEDAIGSTVSGFEEVGGGDVDISEAELLVSIGRGIEEEENLDLIRDLADALGATLSSSRPIVDNGWLPKNRQVGQSGKVVTPDVYIAIGISGAVQHVAGMKGSDTIVAINTDPNAPIMDIADYAIVDDLFDVVPELIEEFQ
- a CDS encoding polyprenyl synthetase family protein, producing the protein MELLERRRALIETRLIEVVEGVEPETLSEEIRHVALSGGKRVRPVVTLLACETVGGRAEDAVEFGVGIELVHTASLVVDDIIDRSELRRGTTSAWAEFGHGPAIITSDGLLGEAFALFSADPDATRVVADAMVELGVGEATELSAEPANEDEYMTLARRKTGALFRAAAELGAIAADSDPVTVDALGEYAERVGVAFQIRDDVLDAVADPEALGKPTGHDAALERPSVVQVTKLTPEEANDRARSEADRAIDALDRVEITDPDAREYLVELAEFVVDRER
- a CDS encoding DUF373 family protein, with translation MLLVLCVDLDDDLGRKTGFSTPVIGREPVEEAAVALATADPEDSDVNVIFQGLHVYDDLTERDESVEVAVVTGNDQGDVSANREVGDEVDTVLASLSTGEDVTALVVTDGAQDESVIPIIRSRVPIDGVRRVVVRQAQNLESMYYTIKQVLNDPETRGTVLIPLGILLLIYPLALIGTFLNLPGFVLGTTSALLGLYLISRGLGLGDRLDATVERARRSLYAGRTTLLAYVVAAALFVLGGVSGMDSLESVRRSTSGDLGVPVMLAALVYGSIHWFAAAGLTTSLGQITDEYIAGSLEWRYLNAPFYVLSIAIVLHAVSAFFLDDVEIAYLAAALTAGTLLGIVSTLTFAVAESRFSDSDREEGTRGAERV
- a CDS encoding PAS domain S-box protein; the protein is MTGGIHVLCVDDDPDIRELTATVLERRNDDIDVRTARSGRDGLAVFDESAAEPDRDVDCVVSDYDMPDMDGLELLVAVRERDPTMPFILFTGKGSETIASEAISAGVTDYLQKGTSDQYTVLANRIENAVEKRRADRARRESERELEQYRVLVETASDAMYVLDDVGCVTIANAAFCDLLDVDHDRVVGGHISTFISRDSFERGVKTVRHLYSGGGESDCFECTLETHTDEQRVYEANVSVITDDTGEFAGSTAVIRDVTSRKQRERELAQYERIIELAPTALFILDADGSIAWCNDEFADAFAEDKAELLGMSFSELVDRGYYDEQVTTKYAEEVRNLLSSASDCDRAKYQIRFRSTDGAVLVHDAHTKLLPLEDGEFAGTIHAIRDITRRRHYRRELERQNDRLEEFTSLVSHDLRNPLNVAQGHLELLEERTDGQHVDKIRWSLSRMEELVDGLLELARQGKTIGEQEWFPLAPATREAWSTVDTGDARLEIDTDIEIYGDEARIRTLLENLFRNAVEHSSTGDRRGSRADDTGEHDTDGDDDETEPVVVTVGSLEADDYATGDDTRPNGFYVEDTGPGLPPDRESLFEFGYTTAADGTGLGLAIVDGIVTAHDWSITARDGSSGGARFEIDGVRTATADADGGPAVDETETDSTG
- a CDS encoding radical SAM protein, which produces MISKGCEQCAKGGKMVLFVYGYCDQRDCFYCPLGENRKNVTDVYANERLVESDEDVLTEAHRMDALGTSITGGEPQEALDRTCHYLELLKDEFGEDHHTHLYTGITGGRENMRRLSEAGLDEIRFHPPYEQWGDLHGTEWEDILYIAREEGLTPAFEIPGIRAEEEFLELIDEGAAEFCNVNEFEMSDGNYRRMQEQGFELKEDHMSAVDGSREEILETMGDHEKVYFCTSVFKDAAQHRRRLKRMARNVRREFDDVTDDGTLVYGKAYTDPERLETLGVPEEFYTVKTNHVEVAWWLLEEMIEEGDLEEGEIVEQYPTYDGQVVERTPLA